Proteins co-encoded in one Ralstonia sp. RRA genomic window:
- a CDS encoding YebC/PmpR family DNA-binding transcriptional regulator, producing MAGHSKWANIKHKKAAADAKRGKIWTRLIKEITVAARLGGGDADSNPRLRLAMDKATDANMPKDNIQRAIQRGVGGLEGANYEEIRYEGYGINGAAIIVDCLTDNRTRTVAEVRHGFDKYGGNMGVAGSVAFLFDHVGQFIFAPGTPEDKLMDAALEAGADDVVTHEDGALEVICPPHDFSKVKTALEAAGFKAELAEVIMKPQNEVEFTGEDAVKMQKLLDVLENLDDVQEVFTNAVIGE from the coding sequence ATGGCCGGTCATTCCAAATGGGCCAATATCAAGCATAAGAAAGCCGCTGCCGACGCCAAGCGCGGCAAGATTTGGACGCGCCTGATCAAGGAAATCACCGTGGCGGCCCGTCTGGGCGGCGGTGATGCGGATTCGAACCCCCGCCTGCGCCTGGCCATGGACAAGGCGACCGACGCCAACATGCCCAAGGACAACATCCAGCGCGCCATCCAGCGCGGTGTGGGTGGCCTGGAAGGCGCGAACTACGAAGAAATCCGCTACGAAGGCTACGGCATCAATGGCGCCGCCATCATCGTCGACTGCCTGACCGACAACCGCACGCGCACCGTGGCTGAAGTCCGCCATGGCTTTGACAAGTACGGCGGCAACATGGGCGTCGCCGGCTCGGTGGCGTTCCTGTTCGACCACGTCGGGCAGTTCATCTTTGCCCCCGGCACGCCGGAAGACAAGCTGATGGACGCCGCGCTCGAAGCCGGCGCCGACGACGTCGTCACCCATGAAGACGGCGCGCTCGAAGTCATCTGCCCACCCCACGATTTCTCCAAGGTCAAGACCGCACTGGAAGCCGCTGGCTTCAAGGCCGAACTGGCCGAAGTCATCATGAAGCCGCAGAACGAAGTCGAGTTCACCGGCGAAGATGCGGTCAAGATGCAGAAGCTGCTCGACGTCCTGGAAAACCTGGACGACGTGCAGGAAGTCTTCACCAACGCGGTCATCGGGGAATAA
- a CDS encoding DUF3149 domain-containing protein: MTALKILFTTDTGLASLAVIGFLIGMGAFFWRLFVRKMREEERATRQRQA; the protein is encoded by the coding sequence ATGACCGCACTCAAAATCTTGTTCACGACCGATACCGGCCTGGCGAGCCTCGCCGTCATCGGCTTTCTCATCGGCATGGGCGCGTTCTTCTGGCGCCTTTTCGTTCGCAAGATGCGCGAAGAAGAACGCGCCACCAGGCAGCGCCAAGCCTGA
- a CDS encoding nicotinate-nucleotide adenylyltransferase encodes MTLPTFVRPDLDRPYRLGLLGGTFDPPHVGHIALAELCIARLDLDELLWIPTGVSWQKAADITPAPLRFAMTELAAKAVRGGHAKVHVTSMEVDRHGPSYTIDTVRELRDVYGPDTSMAWLMGADQLVGLDTWHGWQDLFEYVHLCVATRPGFDLNALHVPVQHELDVRRGDTALIQCAPAGHMWIDQTLSVDLSSTRLRQQLAAGERCDADLPAGVADLTQSHSLYRRANGTVSV; translated from the coding sequence ATGACGCTTCCCACGTTCGTGCGCCCCGATCTCGACCGCCCCTACCGCCTCGGCTTGCTGGGCGGCACCTTCGATCCGCCGCACGTCGGCCACATCGCCCTGGCCGAGCTGTGCATCGCCCGGCTCGATCTGGACGAACTGCTGTGGATTCCGACCGGTGTGTCGTGGCAGAAAGCCGCTGACATCACGCCTGCGCCGCTGCGTTTTGCCATGACTGAATTGGCCGCCAAAGCGGTCCGTGGTGGCCACGCCAAAGTCCATGTGACCAGCATGGAAGTCGACCGTCACGGCCCCAGCTACACCATCGATACCGTACGTGAGTTGCGCGACGTCTACGGTCCGGACACCTCCATGGCGTGGCTGATGGGCGCCGACCAGCTCGTCGGCCTGGATACCTGGCACGGCTGGCAAGACCTGTTCGAATACGTGCACCTGTGTGTCGCCACGCGCCCCGGTTTTGACCTGAACGCGTTGCATGTGCCAGTGCAGCATGAGCTTGATGTGCGCCGCGGCGACACGGCATTGATACAATGCGCACCCGCCGGCCATATGTGGATCGACCAGACGCTGTCCGTCGACCTGTCGTCCACCCGCCTGCGCCAGCAGCTTGCCGCCGGCGAACGCTGCGACGCCGACCTGCCCGCCGGCGTGGCCGACCTGACCCAATCGCATTCGCTGTACCGCCGTGCCAATGGCACGGTGAGTGTTTGA
- the hemF gene encoding oxygen-dependent coproporphyrinogen oxidase: MDTQAVRAYLLDLQDRITTAASALDGGNFATDAWEKPPTERLRGSGRTRILEGGALLERGGVGFSHVMGDTLPPSATANRPELAGRGFEAMGVSLVFHPRNPYVPTVHMNVRCFVAVRPDAEPVWWFGGGMDLTPYYGFTEDATHFHRTCQGALAPYGDELYPRFKQWCDDYFYLKHRKEARGIGGIFFDDFAELGFDRSFEMMRSVGDAFLPAWLPIAERRHATPYGDTERDFQAYRRGRYVEFNLVFDRGTLFGLQSGGRAESILMSMPPVANWRYDWQPEPGSPEAALYTDFLPARDWV; encoded by the coding sequence ATGGATACCCAAGCCGTCCGCGCCTACCTGCTGGACCTGCAGGACCGCATCACCACTGCCGCGAGCGCGCTCGACGGCGGCAACTTCGCCACCGACGCGTGGGAAAAACCGCCCACCGAGCGCCTGCGCGGCAGCGGCCGCACCCGCATCCTGGAAGGCGGCGCGTTGCTGGAGCGTGGCGGCGTCGGCTTCTCGCACGTGATGGGCGACACCCTGCCCCCGTCGGCCACCGCCAACCGGCCGGAACTGGCAGGCCGCGGTTTCGAGGCGATGGGCGTGTCGCTGGTCTTCCACCCGCGCAACCCGTACGTGCCGACCGTGCACATGAACGTGCGCTGCTTCGTCGCCGTGCGGCCCGATGCCGAGCCCGTCTGGTGGTTCGGCGGCGGCATGGACCTAACGCCCTACTACGGCTTCACCGAAGACGCGACGCACTTCCACCGCACCTGCCAGGGCGCCCTGGCCCCCTACGGCGACGAGCTGTACCCGCGCTTCAAGCAGTGGTGCGATGACTATTTCTATCTAAAGCACCGCAAGGAAGCGCGCGGCATCGGCGGCATCTTCTTCGACGACTTTGCTGAGCTCGGCTTCGACCGCAGCTTCGAGATGATGCGCTCGGTGGGCGACGCGTTCCTGCCCGCCTGGCTGCCCATCGCCGAGCGACGCCACGCCACCCCGTATGGCGACACCGAACGCGACTTCCAGGCCTACCGCCGGGGCCGCTATGTCGAGTTCAACCTCGTATTCGATCGCGGCACGCTGTTCGGCCTGCAAAGCGGCGGCCGCGCGGAATCGATCCTGATGTCGATGCCGCCCGTGGCCAATTGGCGCTACGACTGGCAGCCCGAACCGGGCTCGCCGGAAGCGGCGCTGTACACCGATTTCCTGCCGGCGCGCGATTGGGTATGA
- a CDS encoding helicase HerA-like C-terminal domain-containing protein, producing the protein MTDPILVAKNTKTELVLLPQLANRHGLITGATGTGKTVTLQTIAQGLSKIGVPVFLADVKGDLTGISQPGQSNDKLKARLQERGLEEPQWAGCPVTLWDVYGEKGHPVRATVSDMGPLMLSRMLELNDIQTGVLNLVFRIADDSGLALLDMKDLRAMLQHVGEHSSEYTNKYGNISSASVGAIQRNLIALEEQGADKFFGEPMLDINDLMQTVRGQGVINILAADKLLNAPKLYATFLLWMLSELFEHLPEVGDLDKPKLAFFFDEAHLLFNDAPPSLLQKVEQVVRLIRSKGVGVYFVTQNPSDVPDTVLGQLGNRVQHALRAFTPRDQKAVKAAATTMRANPEFSIEQAIGELAVGEALISMLDEGGRPEITERAFVVPPASRIGPISDEERRALITNSLVAGRYDTAIDRESAYEILTGRVGSGGAASASAPSSISTDFGASAGSAPAPASTSAPAQQGGGWLGEVGSILTKGTGRTGRGDSIVETLAKSATRTIGSTIGREIVRGVLGSILGGSKKR; encoded by the coding sequence ATGACCGATCCCATCCTCGTTGCCAAGAACACGAAAACTGAGTTGGTGCTGCTGCCCCAGCTCGCCAACCGGCATGGCCTGATTACCGGCGCCACCGGCACCGGCAAGACCGTCACCCTGCAGACGATCGCGCAGGGCCTGTCGAAGATCGGCGTGCCGGTCTTCCTGGCCGACGTGAAAGGTGACCTGACCGGCATTTCGCAGCCCGGCCAGTCGAACGACAAGCTCAAGGCCCGTCTGCAGGAGCGTGGCCTCGAAGAGCCGCAATGGGCTGGTTGCCCCGTCACGCTGTGGGATGTGTACGGCGAGAAGGGCCACCCCGTGCGTGCCACCGTGTCGGACATGGGCCCGCTGATGCTTTCGCGCATGCTGGAGCTGAACGACATCCAGACCGGCGTGCTCAACCTGGTCTTCCGGATTGCGGACGATTCCGGCCTCGCGCTGCTCGACATGAAGGATTTGCGCGCGATGCTGCAGCACGTGGGCGAGCATTCGTCGGAGTACACGAACAAGTACGGCAACATCTCGTCGGCCAGCGTCGGGGCCATCCAACGCAACCTGATCGCACTGGAAGAGCAGGGCGCCGACAAGTTCTTCGGCGAACCGATGCTCGACATCAACGACCTGATGCAGACCGTGCGTGGCCAAGGCGTGATCAACATCCTGGCGGCCGACAAGCTGCTGAATGCGCCTAAGCTGTACGCGACGTTCCTGCTGTGGATGCTCTCCGAGCTGTTCGAGCATCTGCCGGAAGTGGGCGATCTGGACAAGCCCAAGCTGGCATTCTTCTTCGACGAGGCGCACCTGCTGTTCAACGACGCGCCGCCGTCGCTGCTGCAGAAGGTGGAGCAGGTGGTGCGGTTGATCCGCTCGAAGGGCGTGGGCGTGTACTTCGTGACGCAGAACCCGTCCGATGTGCCTGACACGGTGCTCGGGCAGCTCGGCAACCGCGTGCAGCACGCGCTGCGCGCCTTCACGCCGCGCGATCAGAAGGCCGTGAAGGCGGCGGCTACGACGATGCGTGCGAACCCCGAGTTCAGCATCGAACAGGCCATTGGCGAACTGGCCGTGGGCGAGGCGCTGATCTCCATGCTTGATGAGGGCGGCCGCCCCGAAATCACCGAGCGCGCGTTTGTCGTGCCGCCGGCGTCGCGCATCGGGCCGATCTCGGATGAGGAGCGCCGTGCGCTGATTACCAACTCGCTGGTTGCGGGGCGTTACGACACGGCCATCGATCGTGAATCGGCGTATGAAATCCTGACCGGTCGTGTGGGATCAGGTGGGGCCGCATCTGCGTCGGCACCGAGCTCTATCAGCACCGACTTTGGTGCGTCGGCAGGTTCCGCACCGGCTCCCGCATCGACGTCTGCGCCTGCACAGCAGGGCGGCGGCTGGCTGGGTGAGGTCGGCTCGATCCTGACCAAGGGCACGGGGCGTACCGGCCGAGGTGATTCGATCGTCGAAACACTGGCCAAATCAGCGACACGTACGATCGGCTCGACCATCGGGCGCGAGATCGTACGTGGGGTGCTGGGCAGCATCCTGGGCGGGTCGAAGAAACGCTGA
- a CDS encoding Maf family protein gives MTMDLTGQSGAPHLYLASQSPRRQDLLRQIGARFELLLADGDEDAEALEAVLPGETPDDYVQRVCALKAQAAARRRVARNLPALPILTSDTTVCLGGEILGKPTDAADAHRMLRGMSGREHRVLTAVTVVKADGTPMHALSISDVRFAVLTDNDIARYIASGEPFGKAGAYGIQGRAAAFVAHISGSYSGIMGLPLFETAALLAQAGITL, from the coding sequence ATGACCATGGATCTGACGGGCCAAAGCGGCGCGCCGCATCTCTATCTCGCATCCCAAAGCCCGCGCCGGCAGGACTTGCTGCGCCAGATCGGCGCGCGCTTCGAGCTGCTGCTGGCCGATGGTGATGAGGATGCCGAAGCGCTGGAAGCCGTGCTTCCCGGCGAAACGCCCGATGACTACGTCCAACGCGTCTGCGCATTGAAAGCGCAAGCCGCCGCGCGCCGCCGCGTCGCGCGCAACCTGCCCGCCCTGCCGATCCTCACGTCCGACACCACGGTGTGCCTGGGCGGCGAGATTCTCGGCAAGCCGACCGACGCCGCCGACGCCCACCGCATGCTGCGCGGCATGTCCGGCCGCGAGCACCGAGTGCTAACCGCCGTCACCGTTGTCAAAGCCGACGGTACGCCGATGCATGCACTGTCCATTTCCGACGTGCGCTTTGCCGTGCTGACGGACAACGACATCGCCCGCTACATCGCCAGCGGCGAGCCCTTCGGCAAGGCCGGCGCGTACGGCATCCAGGGCCGCGCAGCCGCCTTTGTCGCCCATATTTCGGGAAGCTATTCGGGTATCATGGGTCTACCCTTGTTCGAGACGGCAGCACTGCTCGCACAGGCGGGCATCACGCTGTAA
- the purD gene encoding phosphoribosylamine--glycine ligase, whose protein sequence is MKVMVVGSGGREHALAWKLARSPKVQVVYVAPGNGGTALDKRLQNLPITDPEVLAAFAEREGIHFTVVGPEAPLAAGIVDLFRSKGLRIFGPTKAAAQLESSKDFAKAFMHRHGIPTAKYQTFSDAAQAHAYIDQEGAPIVIKADGLAAGKGVVVAMTAEEAHSAIDMMLADNRLGDAGARVVIEEFLAGEEASFIVVCDGKNVVALATSQDHKRLLDGDAGPNTGGMGAYSPAPVVTPTLHARALREIIMPTIRGMEKDGIPYTGFLYAGLMIDADGNPKTLEFNCRMGDPETQPIMARMKTDLYDVLDRAIDGKLDGMELEWDRRTALGVVMAAHNYPDTPRKGDVITGIPKETEDSVTFHAGTTLKDGVLTTNGGRVLCVVGLADTVKAAQRAAYNAIEQIKFDGAQYRTDIGHRAIRH, encoded by the coding sequence ATGAAAGTGATGGTGGTCGGTTCGGGCGGTCGAGAGCACGCCCTGGCATGGAAGCTGGCACGCTCGCCCAAGGTGCAGGTGGTGTACGTGGCACCGGGCAACGGCGGCACGGCGCTCGACAAGCGTCTGCAGAATCTGCCGATCACGGACCCGGAAGTGCTGGCCGCGTTTGCCGAGCGCGAAGGCATCCACTTCACGGTGGTGGGCCCGGAAGCGCCGCTGGCTGCCGGCATCGTCGACCTGTTCCGCAGCAAGGGCTTGCGCATCTTCGGGCCGACGAAGGCCGCGGCGCAGCTGGAATCGTCGAAGGATTTCGCCAAAGCGTTCATGCATCGCCACGGCATTCCGACCGCCAAGTACCAGACCTTCAGCGATGCAGCGCAAGCACATGCCTACATTGACCAGGAAGGCGCCCCGATCGTCATCAAGGCCGACGGCCTGGCTGCCGGCAAGGGCGTGGTCGTGGCGATGACGGCCGAAGAAGCGCACAGCGCCATCGACATGATGCTGGCCGACAACCGCCTGGGCGATGCCGGTGCGCGCGTCGTGATCGAAGAATTCCTGGCCGGCGAAGAAGCCAGCTTCATCGTCGTGTGCGACGGCAAGAACGTGGTGGCGCTGGCCACCAGCCAGGACCACAAGCGCCTGCTCGACGGCGACGCCGGTCCCAACACGGGCGGCATGGGCGCCTACTCGCCGGCGCCGGTGGTCACGCCCACGCTGCACGCCCGCGCACTCCGCGAGATCATCATGCCGACCATCCGCGGCATGGAAAAAGACGGCATCCCGTACACCGGCTTCCTGTACGCCGGCCTGATGATCGACGCCGACGGCAACCCCAAGACGCTCGAATTCAACTGCCGCATGGGCGACCCGGAAACGCAGCCCATCATGGCGCGCATGAAGACCGACCTGTACGACGTGCTCGACCGCGCCATCGACGGCAAGCTCGACGGCATGGAACTGGAATGGGACCGCCGTACCGCGCTGGGCGTGGTGATGGCCGCCCACAACTATCCGGACACGCCGCGCAAGGGTGACGTCATCACCGGTATCCCGAAGGAAACGGAAGACAGCGTCACCTTCCACGCCGGCACCACGCTCAAGGACGGCGTGTTGACCACCAACGGCGGCCGTGTGCTGTGCGTCGTCGGCCTGGCCGACACCGTCAAGGCGGCCCAGCGCGCCGCGTATAACGCCATCGAACAAATCAAGTTCGACGGCGCCCAGTACCGGACCGATATCGGTCACCGCGCCATCCGCCATTGA
- the rlmH gene encoding 23S rRNA (pseudouridine(1915)-N(3))-methyltransferase RlmH has product MQLLIVAVGHKMPSWIEDGFSEYAKRMPPELRIELREIKPEQRSGSRTAATVMQLEAARIEAALPKGCRMIALDERGKDLTTVALAESLTGWQQEGGDIAFVIGGADGLDPALKAKARTLIRLSSLTLPHGMVRVLLAEQLYRAWSITQNHPYHRV; this is encoded by the coding sequence ATGCAGTTGCTGATCGTCGCCGTCGGGCACAAGATGCCGTCCTGGATCGAGGACGGCTTCTCTGAATACGCCAAGCGCATGCCGCCCGAACTGCGCATCGAACTGCGCGAGATCAAGCCCGAGCAGCGCTCGGGCAGCCGCACCGCCGCCACCGTCATGCAGTTGGAAGCCGCACGCATTGAAGCCGCGCTGCCCAAAGGCTGCCGCATGATCGCCCTGGATGAGCGCGGCAAGGACCTGACCACCGTGGCACTTGCCGAATCCCTCACCGGATGGCAACAGGAAGGCGGCGACATCGCTTTCGTGATTGGCGGCGCGGACGGGCTTGACCCGGCGCTCAAGGCGAAAGCCCGCACGTTGATCCGCCTGTCGAGCCTGACCCTGCCGCACGGCATGGTGCGCGTGCTGCTGGCCGAACAGCTCTACCGCGCGTGGAGCATCACCCAGAACCACCCGTACCACCGCGTATGA
- a CDS encoding MFS transporter, with amino-acid sequence MSQDRAPIDIGSVLDDGPFSFAQKAAVLLAAFAIVMDGFDGQLIGFAIPVLIKEWGITRNAFAPAVAAGLIGMGIGSALAGLFADRFGRRWALIGSVFVFGAATCMIGFAPNVATIAALRFIAGLGIGGALPSSTTMTAEFTPARRRTLAVTATIVCVPLGGMLAGMFAGHVLPIYGWRGLFWIGGALPLVLGFVLVAALPESPRFLARRQSHWPQLARLLTRMERSTPADATFTDLAGQKVIQHAGFRSLFAPGQARDTVALWAAFFMCLLAVYAAFSWLPTMLASEGLSVAVAGQGLTAYNLGGVIGALVCAVAIARWGSRWPMALCCIGAALSAFAMQGVDTRQSTQLLIVGLGLHGLFVNAVQSTMYALCAFVYPTAVRATGTASAVAFGRLGAILSAFAGAMVITAGGSSAYLAMLGIAMLVVLGALLVMREQIPRLTARAANEVAAAPVPHGSPVKP; translated from the coding sequence ATGAGCCAAGATCGTGCCCCCATCGACATCGGCAGTGTCTTGGATGATGGGCCGTTTTCGTTTGCCCAGAAGGCCGCCGTGCTGCTCGCGGCATTCGCCATCGTCATGGATGGGTTTGATGGCCAGTTGATCGGCTTCGCCATCCCCGTGCTCATCAAGGAGTGGGGCATCACGCGCAACGCATTTGCGCCGGCGGTGGCTGCTGGCTTGATCGGCATGGGCATCGGAAGCGCGCTCGCCGGCTTGTTTGCCGATCGCTTCGGGCGGCGCTGGGCGCTGATCGGCAGCGTGTTCGTGTTTGGTGCGGCCACCTGCATGATCGGTTTTGCACCCAATGTGGCGACGATTGCCGCGCTGCGTTTTATCGCGGGCCTGGGCATTGGTGGCGCACTGCCGAGCTCAACCACGATGACGGCCGAGTTCACGCCGGCCCGGCGCCGCACGCTGGCGGTGACCGCCACCATCGTGTGCGTACCGCTGGGAGGCATGCTGGCGGGGATGTTCGCCGGCCACGTGCTGCCGATCTACGGATGGCGCGGGCTGTTCTGGATTGGTGGCGCGCTGCCGCTGGTGCTTGGGTTCGTACTGGTTGCGGCACTGCCGGAGTCACCTCGATTCCTGGCGCGTCGCCAGTCGCATTGGCCACAACTGGCCAGGCTGCTGACGCGCATGGAGCGCTCCACGCCGGCTGATGCCACCTTCACCGATCTGGCTGGCCAGAAGGTCATCCAGCACGCTGGGTTCCGCTCGCTCTTTGCGCCGGGGCAGGCGCGCGACACGGTGGCGTTGTGGGCGGCTTTCTTCATGTGCCTGCTGGCGGTGTACGCAGCATTCAGCTGGCTGCCGACCATGCTGGCCTCGGAGGGGTTGAGTGTGGCGGTGGCGGGGCAGGGTTTGACGGCCTACAACCTGGGCGGCGTGATCGGCGCGCTGGTGTGTGCCGTGGCGATTGCGCGCTGGGGCTCACGCTGGCCCATGGCACTGTGCTGCATCGGCGCAGCACTGAGCGCATTCGCTATGCAGGGTGTGGATACCCGGCAGAGCACGCAATTGTTGATCGTCGGTTTGGGCTTGCATGGGCTGTTCGTCAACGCGGTGCAGTCGACCATGTACGCGCTGTGTGCGTTTGTCTATCCGACAGCGGTGCGCGCCACGGGCACCGCCTCTGCCGTCGCATTCGGGCGACTGGGCGCGATCCTGAGTGCGTTTGCTGGCGCCATGGTCATCACGGCAGGTGGTTCGAGTGCTTACCTGGCGATGCTGGGGATCGCCATGCTGGTGGTGCTGGGTGCGTTGCTGGTGATGCGGGAGCAGATTCCGCGGTTGACCGCGCGCGCCGCCAATGAGGTGGCCGCCGCGCCGGTGCCGCACGGCAGCCCAGTCAAACCGTAG
- the rsfS gene encoding ribosome silencing factor, which translates to MDIRKLQRVIVDALEDVKAQDIKVFNTTHLTELFDRTVIASGTSNRQTKALAASVRDAVKEAGGHVIAVEGEDVGEWVLVDCGDAVVHIFQPQLRQYYNLEEIWGDKPVRVELGGTGKRGLPKASEGYDDEEDEAEEVTPAKRRTTKPALAGERPTKAAAPAKKAPAKTAAKKPATKRATGTGKPATKTAAKTATKTAAKRAPAKKRAA; encoded by the coding sequence ATGGATATTCGCAAACTACAACGCGTGATCGTCGACGCGCTCGAAGACGTCAAGGCGCAAGACATCAAGGTCTTCAATACGACGCACCTGACCGAACTGTTCGACCGCACGGTCATCGCCAGCGGTACGTCCAACCGCCAGACCAAGGCCCTCGCCGCGTCCGTCCGTGACGCCGTCAAGGAAGCCGGCGGCCACGTCATCGCCGTGGAAGGCGAAGACGTGGGCGAATGGGTGCTGGTCGACTGCGGCGACGCCGTGGTCCACATCTTCCAGCCGCAACTGCGCCAGTACTACAACCTGGAAGAAATCTGGGGCGACAAGCCGGTGCGCGTCGAACTCGGCGGGACCGGCAAGCGCGGTCTGCCCAAGGCCAGCGAAGGCTACGACGACGAGGAAGACGAGGCCGAAGAGGTCACGCCGGCCAAGCGCCGTACCACCAAGCCGGCACTGGCTGGTGAGCGCCCGACCAAGGCTGCAGCGCCGGCCAAGAAGGCGCCCGCCAAGACCGCTGCCAAGAAGCCTGCCACCAAGCGCGCAACCGGCACCGGCAAGCCCGCCACGAAGACTGCCGCAAAAACGGCGACCAAGACGGCAGCCAAGCGCGCTCCGGCCAAGAAGCGGGCAGCGTAA
- the rng gene encoding ribonuclease G, which produces MSEDILVNITPQETRVAIVQQAAVQELHIERTLTRGLVGNIYLGKVVRVLPGMQSAFIDIGLERAAFLHVADIWHPRDAKDAPPTPQVAIEKTLFEGQALMVQVIKDPIGTKGARLSTQVSIAGRTLVYLPQDPHIGISQKIGNEAEREALRARVTAMVPTEERGGFIVRTIAEESTDEELANDVAYLRKIWATIRHNATTLPAPSILYQDLNLAQRVLRDFVTDETRSIQVDSRENHQKLIEFAQEYTPAVVERLTHYTGERPIFDLYNIEAEVERALSRRVDLKSGGYLMIDQTEAMTTIDVNTGGYVGARNFDDTIFKTNLEAAHTIARQLRLRNLGGIIIIDFIDMESADHRDAVLAELRKALSRDRTRITVNSFSQLGLVEMTRKRTRESLAHVLCEQCPVCQGKGQVKTPRTVCYDILREIMRESRQFNPREFRILASQSVIDLFLEEESQHLAMLGDFIGKPISLQVESSAASQEQYDIILM; this is translated from the coding sequence ATGTCCGAAGACATCCTCGTCAATATCACGCCGCAAGAAACGCGCGTGGCCATCGTCCAGCAAGCCGCCGTTCAGGAGCTCCACATCGAGCGCACACTCACGCGCGGGCTGGTCGGCAACATCTACCTCGGTAAGGTTGTGCGCGTGCTTCCGGGCATGCAATCCGCGTTCATCGACATCGGCCTGGAGCGCGCGGCGTTCCTGCACGTGGCCGACATCTGGCACCCGCGCGATGCCAAGGACGCCCCGCCCACGCCGCAGGTCGCCATTGAGAAGACGCTGTTCGAAGGCCAGGCCCTGATGGTGCAAGTCATCAAGGACCCGATCGGCACCAAGGGCGCGCGGCTCTCCACGCAGGTCAGCATTGCCGGCCGCACGCTCGTGTATCTGCCGCAGGATCCGCACATCGGTATCTCGCAGAAGATCGGCAACGAGGCTGAGCGTGAAGCGCTGCGTGCGCGTGTGACGGCGATGGTGCCGACCGAGGAGCGTGGCGGCTTCATCGTGCGCACGATCGCCGAAGAATCGACCGACGAAGAGCTCGCCAACGACGTCGCCTACCTGCGCAAGATCTGGGCGACCATCCGCCACAACGCCACCACCCTGCCCGCGCCGTCGATCCTGTACCAGGACCTGAACCTCGCCCAGCGCGTGCTGCGCGATTTCGTGACGGATGAAACGCGCAGCATCCAAGTCGATTCGCGCGAGAACCATCAGAAGCTGATCGAATTTGCGCAGGAATACACACCTGCCGTGGTCGAGCGCCTGACGCACTACACCGGCGAGCGGCCGATCTTCGATCTGTACAACATCGAGGCGGAAGTCGAGCGCGCGCTGTCGCGCCGCGTCGATCTGAAATCGGGCGGCTACCTGATGATCGACCAGACCGAGGCGATGACGACCATCGACGTCAACACCGGCGGCTACGTGGGCGCGCGCAACTTCGACGACACGATCTTCAAGACCAACCTGGAAGCTGCGCACACCATCGCACGGCAACTGCGGCTGCGCAATCTGGGCGGCATCATCATCATCGACTTCATCGACATGGAGTCCGCCGACCATCGCGATGCGGTGCTGGCCGAGTTGCGCAAGGCGCTGTCGCGCGACCGCACGCGCATCACGGTCAACAGCTTCTCGCAGCTGGGGCTTGTGGAGATGACGCGCAAACGCACGCGGGAATCGCTTGCGCACGTGCTGTGTGAACAGTGCCCGGTGTGCCAGGGCAAGGGCCAGGTGAAGACGCCGCGTACGGTGTGCTACGACATCCTGCGGGAGATCATGCGCGAGTCCCGGCAGTTCAATCCGCGCGAGTTCCGCATCTTGGCCTCGCAGTCGGTGATCGACTTGTTCCTGGAAGAAGAAAGCCAGCACCTGGCGATGCTGGGCGACTTTATCGGCAAGCCGATTTCGTTGCAGGTGGAGTCATCCGCGGCCAGCCAGGAGCAGTACGACATCATCTTGATGTAA